One genomic window of Desulfovibrio psychrotolerans includes the following:
- a CDS encoding tyrosine-type recombinase/integrase: MSKSKRERTDYPGVYGTPHPTRKHGIRADLYIEITYRLDGKKKWEGLGWTSQNMTPLKASKILHDLKEAHRTGKGLRTVAEQREVAAAEAKEREVAKQQAERDATTFQEFWTDCYLPLQGEKSARSRATEASLWKLWIAPQLAEISLLKLVPFHLEKVKQEMIRAGKSPKTIKYAMGVVSQVWGLALRDGYVSAPFPGLQVKLPQKDNQRQRFLTPAEAMLLLKVLAERSPTSHDMAVISLFSGMRFGEIASLEWQDIDFPDGRILIRDTKTSQNRYVFLTSEITKVLRNRHSGQRSGLIFTSRTGGKVDRISKAYSRTADDLFNEGVADSRQRVCFHTLRHTYASWLVQKGVDLYSVKELMGHADFKMTTRYSHLAPEGLRRKAKVLEGSLEEKAEVWTGVLKGSC; the protein is encoded by the coding sequence ATGAGTAAGTCCAAAAGAGAGCGTACGGACTACCCCGGTGTGTATGGCACACCACACCCGACACGCAAGCACGGAATTCGTGCTGATTTATATATTGAAATCACTTATAGACTTGATGGAAAAAAGAAATGGGAGGGGCTTGGGTGGACATCCCAAAACATGACCCCTCTCAAAGCGTCGAAGATCCTTCATGACCTTAAGGAAGCGCACAGGACAGGTAAAGGCTTACGGACGGTTGCTGAGCAGCGGGAAGTTGCTGCAGCTGAAGCAAAGGAAAGAGAGGTGGCCAAACAGCAGGCTGAGCGTGACGCCACAACGTTTCAGGAATTCTGGACTGATTGCTACCTTCCTCTGCAAGGCGAGAAGAGTGCTCGTTCCCGGGCAACGGAAGCATCTCTATGGAAACTCTGGATTGCACCGCAGTTGGCAGAGATTTCTTTGCTCAAGCTGGTCCCGTTTCATCTGGAAAAAGTAAAGCAGGAGATGATTAGGGCTGGTAAATCCCCTAAGACAATCAAGTACGCCATGGGGGTGGTTTCGCAAGTGTGGGGCTTGGCTCTACGTGATGGGTACGTTTCTGCGCCTTTCCCCGGTCTTCAAGTTAAGCTTCCCCAGAAAGACAACCAACGGCAGCGCTTCTTGACGCCTGCTGAAGCCATGCTCTTGCTGAAAGTGTTGGCTGAGCGTTCTCCAACATCTCACGACATGGCTGTAATTTCATTGTTTTCCGGGATGCGCTTTGGCGAGATTGCTTCATTGGAATGGCAAGATATTGACTTCCCTGACGGACGTATTTTGATCCGGGATACGAAGACCTCGCAAAACCGTTATGTATTCTTGACCAGTGAAATAACAAAGGTGCTGCGAAATCGCCATTCTGGACAGCGAAGCGGCTTGATATTCACCAGTCGCACCGGTGGTAAGGTTGATCGCATTTCAAAGGCGTATTCCCGCACTGCAGACGATTTATTTAATGAAGGCGTTGCTGACTCCCGACAGCGTGTTTGCTTTCATACCTTGCGGCACACCTATGCGAGCTGGCTGGTACAAAAGGGGGTGGACCTCTACAGCGTAAAAGAGCTCATGGGGCATGCTGACTTCAAGATGACCACGCGGTATAGCCACCTCGCCCCCGAGGGGCTGAGGCGGAAGGCCAAGGTGCTTGAAGGAAGTTTGGAAGAGAAGGCAGAGGTTTGGACAGGAGTTTTGAAGGGTTCTTGCTAA
- a CDS encoding Hpt domain-containing protein, which yields MDPMVPVLNTEAALHRMCGNTELLRLLLDTFLEDAPGKVQRIQTYAEAGDAFHASTEAHGLKGAAATVGAERIAQLAQSLEKLLREYMPPAETPRNHHQKERTDAQVLPDATRPPLFAGHEGQTFLAMLNTISEELERIRTFPLPF from the coding sequence ATGGATCCCATGGTGCCGGTGCTGAATACAGAAGCTGCGCTGCACCGCATGTGCGGCAACACGGAACTGCTCCGCCTGCTCCTGGACACCTTTCTGGAAGACGCTCCCGGCAAGGTGCAGCGCATCCAAACCTATGCAGAAGCAGGAGACGCCTTTCACGCCTCCACGGAAGCCCATGGGCTGAAAGGTGCCGCAGCCACTGTGGGAGCAGAGCGCATTGCCCAACTGGCTCAATCTCTGGAAAAACTGCTCAGGGAATACATGCCCCCCGCCGAAACTCCCCGGAACCATCATCAGAAGGAAAGAACAGACGCCCAAGTCCTGCCGGATGCCACGCGCCCACCCCTTTTTGCCGGGCATGAAGGGCAAACCTTTCTCGCCATGCTGAACACCATCAGCGAAGAACTGGAGCGCATCCGCACATTTCCGCTTCCATTCTAA
- a CDS encoding cob(I)yrinic acid a,c-diamide adenosyltransferase: MILVYTGNGKGKTSASVGQTIRALGQGFVVAFGQFMKRADQAGEQKILSSLLKERFHAEGKGFLTRPDQFAEHREASLQLLLWATHQLEDVDMLVLDEALYALKTGLLHEEELRSLVDQARTQEAHLVLSGRDCPQWLTDAADTVTEMTEIKHHYAQGIPAQRGIEF; this comes from the coding sequence ATGATTCTCGTATACACCGGCAACGGCAAGGGAAAGACATCAGCGTCTGTGGGGCAGACCATTCGCGCCCTCGGACAGGGCTTTGTCGTAGCCTTTGGACAGTTCATGAAACGGGCAGACCAAGCGGGAGAGCAGAAGATTCTGTCTTCGCTGCTGAAGGAACGCTTTCATGCCGAAGGCAAAGGCTTCCTCACGCGCCCCGACCAGTTCGCCGAGCACAGAGAAGCCTCGCTTCAACTGCTCCTCTGGGCTACGCATCAACTGGAAGACGTGGACATGCTCGTGCTGGATGAGGCGCTTTACGCCTTGAAAACAGGCCTTCTCCATGAAGAGGAACTGCGGAGCCTGGTCGATCAAGCCCGGACTCAGGAGGCCCATCTTGTGCTCTCCGGCAGAGATTGCCCGCAGTGGCTGACGGACGCGGCGGACACGGTGACGGAGATGACGGAAATTAAGCATCACTACGCGCAGGGCATTCCCGCGCAAAGAGGCATTGAATTCTAA
- the amrS gene encoding AmmeMemoRadiSam system radical SAM enzyme produces MMYPAAMWKPLKDATVQCCLCAHACVIRPGKKGQCGVRSNHDGALFTETYHAAAALNLDPVEKKPLHHFLPGSATLSLGTMGCNMRCDFCQNYSLSAPPRTGKPITGQSIPPAMLVAEALRCGAKSISYTYSEPTVFFELMQDTARLAADNGLLNIMVSNGFQSTDCLNALNGLIHACNIDLKAFSDVFYKERCGARLLPVLENLRHIRRMGWWLEVTTLLIPDANDTDAEIRAMATFIHDELGSDVPWHISRFHPAHKMLSTPPTTAVQLEQAWQIGKDTGLHYVYIGNLHGHPSEHTSCPSCGNIVVRRTGYKTTVSGIPACSKCGVLIPGIWNSPPGSGKA; encoded by the coding sequence ATGATGTACCCGGCAGCCATGTGGAAACCGCTGAAGGATGCAACAGTGCAGTGCTGTCTGTGCGCACACGCCTGCGTCATCAGGCCCGGCAAGAAAGGACAATGCGGGGTACGCAGCAACCATGACGGAGCACTCTTCACGGAAACGTACCATGCTGCCGCAGCCCTTAATCTTGATCCGGTGGAAAAAAAACCGCTGCATCATTTCCTTCCCGGCAGCGCAACCCTGTCTTTGGGGACCATGGGCTGCAATATGCGTTGCGATTTCTGCCAGAACTACTCCCTTTCTGCTCCTCCACGCACAGGCAAGCCGATTACCGGACAATCCATTCCTCCCGCCATGCTGGTGGCGGAAGCCTTACGGTGCGGGGCAAAATCCATCTCCTACACCTACTCAGAGCCAACGGTTTTTTTTGAACTCATGCAGGATACAGCCCGCCTTGCCGCAGATAACGGCCTGCTCAACATAATGGTCTCCAACGGATTTCAGAGCACGGACTGTCTTAATGCCCTAAACGGCCTCATCCACGCCTGCAACATTGACCTTAAAGCGTTTTCCGACGTCTTCTACAAGGAGCGATGCGGCGCGCGCCTCCTGCCTGTTCTGGAAAACCTGCGCCACATACGCCGCATGGGGTGGTGGCTGGAAGTAACCACACTGCTTATCCCGGATGCAAACGACACGGATGCTGAAATACGTGCCATGGCAACCTTCATCCATGATGAACTGGGCAGCGATGTGCCCTGGCACATATCGCGCTTCCATCCTGCCCACAAAATGCTTTCCACACCGCCCACCACGGCGGTTCAACTGGAACAGGCATGGCAGATAGGTAAAGACACAGGCCTTCACTATGTATACATCGGCAACCTGCACGGGCACCCTTCCGAGCACACGTCTTGCCCTTCATGCGGAAACATTGTAGTCCGTCGAACCGGCTACAAAACAACCGTTTCGGGCATTCCGGCATGCAGCAAATGCGGCGTGCTCATACCCGGCATATGGAATTCTCCTCCTGGGAGCGGTAAGGCATGA
- the purM gene encoding phosphoribosylformylglycinamidine cyclo-ligase — MPEDRARAYTEAGVDINAGNALVNRIKSIVANTHTNGVLSDIGGFGGLFKPDLSGMEDPVLVASTDGVGTKLKLAFLFDKHDTVGIDLVAMSVNDILVQGAKPLFFLDYFATGKLDVDKAEQVVAGVAEGCRRARSALLGGETAEMPSMYADGEYDLAGFCVGIADNSRIVDGSGIRVHDVVIGLASTGAHSNGFTLIRKILEQSGLSGNDIFPGTERTVADVLLEPTAIYVETVRNLQRDFEIKGMVHVTGGGFYDNLPRVLPSTVQANIKFGSWDIAPVFQWLKEQDNLSWPEMLQIFNTGIGYVLIVSPDIQEDVMARLEALNQPAWVIGSIDRRAGEDVEQVQVAFPDECSC, encoded by the coding sequence ATGCCTGAAGATCGTGCGAGAGCGTACACCGAGGCGGGGGTGGATATCAATGCCGGTAACGCCCTTGTGAACAGAATCAAAAGCATTGTTGCCAACACCCATACCAACGGTGTGCTTTCCGATATCGGAGGGTTTGGCGGTCTGTTCAAGCCTGACCTCTCCGGGATGGAGGACCCCGTGCTCGTTGCCTCCACAGATGGTGTGGGAACCAAGCTCAAGCTGGCCTTTTTGTTTGATAAGCATGATACCGTGGGTATCGACCTAGTGGCCATGAGTGTGAATGATATTCTTGTTCAGGGTGCCAAGCCGCTGTTCTTTTTGGATTACTTCGCAACAGGCAAGCTGGATGTGGACAAGGCGGAACAGGTAGTTGCCGGAGTGGCGGAAGGTTGTCGCCGTGCCCGGTCGGCACTGCTGGGCGGTGAAACCGCAGAAATGCCTTCCATGTATGCAGACGGCGAATACGACCTGGCGGGTTTTTGCGTTGGCATAGCGGATAACTCCCGCATTGTGGACGGCAGCGGAATCCGCGTGCATGATGTCGTCATCGGCCTTGCATCCACTGGCGCGCATTCAAACGGCTTTACGCTTATCCGCAAGATTCTGGAGCAAAGCGGGCTGTCCGGGAATGACATTTTCCCCGGCACGGAGCGCACGGTTGCGGATGTTCTGCTGGAACCCACCGCCATTTATGTGGAAACCGTGCGCAATTTGCAGCGGGATTTCGAGATTAAGGGCATGGTGCATGTTACCGGCGGTGGATTTTATGACAATTTGCCGCGCGTTTTGCCCTCTACTGTACAGGCCAATATCAAGTTTGGCAGTTGGGATATTGCGCCGGTATTCCAATGGCTGAAGGAACAGGATAACCTTTCATGGCCGGAAATGCTGCAGATATTTAACACGGGCATAGGCTATGTTCTTATTGTCAGCCCGGATATTCAGGAAGATGTGATGGCGCGTCTGGAAGCCCTTAACCAGCCAGCCTGGGTCATTGGCTCGATAGATCGTCGTGCTGGTGAAGATGTGGAGCAGGTGCAGGTGGCTTTTCCCGATGAGTGCTCCTGCTAG
- a CDS encoding twin-arginine translocase TatA/TatE family subunit gives MFGLGMQEILLILLVVLIVFGANKLPEIGGGLGRAIKNFKKATTEPDEIDVTPSSKKKKDDDEA, from the coding sequence ATGTTCGGATTAGGTATGCAAGAAATTCTGTTGATACTCCTTGTGGTACTGATCGTCTTCGGTGCCAACAAGCTCCCCGAAATCGGCGGCGGACTTGGCCGCGCGATTAAAAATTTCAAGAAGGCCACCACCGAGCCTGACGAAATCGATGTGACCCCTTCCTCCAAAAAGAAGAAGGATGACGACGAAGCCTAG
- a CDS encoding rhodanese-like domain-containing protein has translation MQRIVVVSSGLAGAKAAARIKRFAPEVEVNLVIPGGEERATGGSGPFARITAARQVSETMMEARQVGVIKARNVQIDFAQKVVTVQASRGLIQIRFNQVVLEVDASPRLPRALHSAENVVPWPFEDGGMLDAWIAETAPEKAVIVGGATSLGLLAPLLEAGLNVTWVRTSDAGFDAYMWEAMDRMAGAGNGRLTVEDWSAVRLESLMPVLSESGALQAVQDGRGGVVEGDVFFWTEPQRALHPIIAEQGVELDASGLIAVDEHFHCGPDGLYIIGSGVALPRLPLQVPGQASGQPLGQAVPAIASGDEAVLASARVVANHLAGFVSENGSWGGCAGTLRFSGAGVLACKVGLTHKEAVEAGFEPEFGLLKSSPGLASEQGDPVVVKLLCDKHSHAILGAQIVAKEGCQWADSIANGVVTALAASMMVERLATLDFAGGGGELLVRAAAVLSNKLLYRVYGVSAAELLASKEAGANFFMLDLRDNIAWKNGHIPDSYNIPFTQLKKRLQDEVPRFTPIVLISRTSDAAYSVACHLRGLGASDLYVLDGGMEMWPFAVAKG, from the coding sequence ATGCAACGCATAGTCGTAGTCAGTTCCGGTCTTGCGGGTGCCAAGGCGGCCGCACGCATAAAGCGGTTTGCCCCGGAGGTGGAAGTTAACCTCGTCATTCCCGGTGGCGAAGAACGTGCAACGGGCGGTTCCGGACCCTTTGCACGCATTACGGCAGCCCGTCAGGTTTCAGAAACCATGATGGAGGCGCGTCAGGTTGGAGTTATCAAGGCGCGAAACGTACAGATCGATTTTGCCCAAAAAGTTGTGACTGTTCAGGCCTCCCGTGGCCTTATCCAGATACGGTTCAATCAGGTGGTGCTGGAGGTGGATGCCTCGCCACGCCTGCCGCGTGCACTGCATTCGGCGGAAAATGTTGTTCCGTGGCCGTTTGAAGATGGAGGCATGCTGGATGCGTGGATAGCGGAAACCGCTCCGGAAAAGGCCGTCATTGTGGGCGGCGCGACTTCTCTTGGCCTTCTTGCTCCGTTGCTGGAAGCCGGCCTTAACGTCACTTGGGTGCGTACTTCCGATGCCGGATTCGATGCCTACATGTGGGAAGCGATGGACAGGATGGCGGGAGCAGGAAACGGCAGGCTTACCGTCGAAGACTGGTCTGCAGTTCGGCTGGAGTCGCTTATGCCGGTTTTGTCTGAGAGCGGCGCACTTCAGGCAGTTCAGGACGGTCGGGGCGGAGTGGTGGAAGGCGATGTGTTTTTCTGGACGGAACCTCAGCGCGCGCTGCACCCCATTATTGCAGAGCAGGGAGTTGAACTGGATGCTTCCGGCCTTATCGCAGTGGACGAGCATTTTCACTGTGGTCCCGATGGGTTGTATATAATTGGTTCCGGGGTAGCCCTGCCGCGGCTGCCGCTTCAGGTGCCGGGTCAGGCTTCCGGGCAGCCTTTGGGACAGGCGGTTCCTGCCATTGCCTCCGGAGATGAAGCGGTGCTTGCATCGGCACGGGTGGTGGCCAACCATCTCGCCGGATTTGTGAGCGAGAACGGTAGCTGGGGTGGCTGTGCCGGAACATTGCGCTTCTCAGGTGCGGGTGTGTTGGCTTGCAAGGTTGGGTTGACGCATAAGGAAGCTGTGGAGGCTGGGTTTGAGCCGGAGTTTGGCCTGTTGAAATCATCCCCCGGCCTTGCATCGGAACAGGGAGATCCTGTTGTCGTAAAGCTGCTATGCGACAAGCATTCCCATGCGATTCTTGGTGCACAGATTGTTGCCAAGGAAGGGTGTCAATGGGCGGATTCCATCGCCAATGGTGTAGTCACTGCCCTTGCCGCGTCCATGATGGTTGAGCGTCTTGCGACGCTTGATTTCGCCGGAGGAGGCGGTGAGTTGCTGGTCCGTGCGGCTGCAGTTCTTTCCAACAAGCTGCTGTACAGAGTATACGGCGTTTCCGCAGCCGAGCTGCTTGCCTCCAAAGAGGCGGGGGCCAACTTCTTTATGCTGGACCTGCGCGACAATATTGCATGGAAAAACGGACATATACCGGATTCATACAATATTCCGTTCACACAGTTGAAGAAGCGGCTGCAGGATGAAGTGCCCAGATTTACTCCCATTGTGCTTATAAGTCGCACTTCAGATGCCGCCTATTCCGTGGCGTGCCATCTGCGCGGATTGGGTGCTTCTGATCTGTACGTTCTGGATGGCGGCATGGAAATGTGGCCCTTTGCCGTGGCTAAGGGGTAG